GGCTCTAGTTTTTTTGCCATCAAATCTAAAAGCGTAGTCTTGCCAGAACCATTGGAGCCTAATATTCCTATACATTCTCCAGAATATAGCTTAAGCTCAGGTATATCCAAGATTAATCTAATTCCATAATATTTTTTTATATCTTTTAACTCAATTAACAGCATAAAAAATCCTCCCTTGGTTGAAAGAGAGGATAGCATTCTAAATATAATAACCGCTTTAAAATACAAAATATATAGTGAATTACAAAATATTCCACCTAAAAATTTGTATATTAAAAACAGACCTACTATATCAGCAAGATAACTTTAGCTATAGACACTATCCACTCATAATTTGATAAAATGCATGTCAATTAATCCCTAAATGGGAGTTTCAACAAGTATTTTAGTGTAATTATAAAAAGTGGTGTCTACTTCATCGCTATATTTACCTTGCCTTTCATTAAATTATTTTTCGCTTTGATTATAGCTTTTATTAGCTACTCATGTCAACTTTACTCTTTTAAAAGCTTAATTATTTGTTCTAGATTAGACTTTTTAAATTCAACATTAGCAAATTTCTTGTCTATATCAGATTTCAAAGGATAGAGTTTCTTAATCATAGCTATCATTTCTTCCTTTGTGTATGCTTTACTAAAGCTTATATTTGAAGTACCTTCTATTAGGCCCCATTCAATAGCTGATTTTTTAATCTCCTCAGCTGTACTTAAAAAGCTTCCTGTTTTTGTATAAAGAAGATTGTTTAAAAACTCTACTTCTGAAATTTCATCTACCCCTAGCTTTGGAGCTATATATGGTGAAGCTTCTAGTAATTCAGATATACTCACTAGCTTATAGCCACTGCTTTGCAAACCTTCTATTATTTTAGGAAGGGCTTTTGCTGAGTTCGAATTTGGTATAGTGTGCATCAGCACTATATTGCCATTTCCTGAATTTTTTAGTACATGACTTGCTATTTCATCTGAGGATTTATTCTTCCAATCATTTGTATCCACATTCCAAAGAACAGTATGAGTATAGCCTGCATCAGATATAGCATTTAGTACAGTATTATTTTTAGCTCCATAAGGGGGTCTCACATAGGGCTTCATATCATAGCCTGTAGCTTTTTTAAAAGCATTAGCACTGCTTGAGAGCTCGCTAATAATTTTGTTATAAGAAACCTTTGTAAAATAAGGATGAGAATAGCTGTGGTTTCCTACATCATGACCTTTATCTGCAATCACCTTCATAAGCTCTGGATTTTGCTCTATAAAGCCTCCCAGAAAGAAAAAACTTGCATGGACTTCATATTTATCTAAAGTCTCTAAAACAGATTTTACATTTTCCTCTGAACCTCCATCATCAAAAGTAAGGCTCATATATGGCAAATTTGGATTTCCTCTAGTTAATACCTTTGTCTGTGCATATGCTTGAGAATAAGGTAAAAAAGCTACTAATACTAAAGCTAAAATCCATAAACTAGTTATTTTCTTAAAAGAATTCGTTATCTTTTGTCTCATATCCGTCTCCTATCTTTACGCTATATATGCTTATATATATTGCTAGTCATCATGACTTATCCTTTCCTTTGTAATTTAATTCTATATCTAATAGACGCAATAATCATTACAAAAGTTTTAATTATTTTAGTTTATAGGTATAAATAACATAGAAAAAATATATTATTCTTGTCAATGCAAATTAAATTGTGTACAATATGATTGTATGTAATTTAATTTGTAATTTATCAATCGAAGGGAGCATCATAATTATGAATATTAATTTTTCAATTGAAGAAGCAGTTACTAAAAGATACAGTGTTAGAAATTATCAGGAAAGGGAAATAGAAACAGAAAAGCTAGAGCTTATAAAATCATTTATAGATTCTCTAGATAACCCTTTTGGCAGTAAGATAAATTTTCATTATTTAGACAGTAAGGGTATGAAAAACGAAGAGAAACTTGGTACTTATGGCGTTATAAAAGGTGCAAAGCAATATATAGGTACTACTATTACTCTTGAAGGGCAAGCTCTTGAGGCTCTTGGATATGAATTTGAAGCCTTAGTGCTATATCTAGCTCATCTTGGACTAGGAACCTGCTGGCTAGGAGGTACATTCGACCGCGCTGGCTTTGCTGAGGCAATGAAAGTAAAAGAAGGAGATATATTCCCAATAATAACTCCATACGGATATCCATCTGACCACAAGCATGAAATGGAAATAGAGATGAGAAAAATGATTCAAGCCGATCAGCGTAAAGAGTGGTCTGAGCTATTTTTTAATGAAAACTTCAGCTCTCCTATTACTAAAGAAGAAGCAAAAGACATGGCTTTTGCTCTTGAAATGGTTCGCCTAGGACCATCTGCATCAAATAAACAGCCTTGGAGAATAGTTCTTAAAGATGGTAACTGGCATTTCTTTGAATATAAAGAGCCTGGATATAGTGATAGATTCAGCTATGATATACAAAGAGTTGATATGGGAATTGCAGCTGCTCATTTTGATTTTTCTGTAAAAGATAAAAATATCAATGGCCATTTTGAAATTAGCAATGCTCCTGCAATAGAGCTTCCAGAAAATGTTCAGTATTCATTTTCTTGGATTAGAGACTAAATTTATTTTTAAATTCTAGTCTAAGTAGCCCTATAAATACAACCCACGGAATTAAAGAAAGTAGTGAAAATATTAGACCTATCATTCCAGCAGATGATGGAATAATCATAAAGAAACCTGAAGCAAGAGCCCAGTATCCTACAGATTTTTTGAATATTGGGCTCTTTATTAATATGTAAGCAAATAGCAAAAGACATATAGTATTAAGTACATAATATACATTAAATGAAGTCCCTGAATATCCAGCCAACAATGCTTCTCCTGCAGCAATATATATAATTTGGTCACTCATTCTCGCTTCAAAGAATTTTTTGCTTAGAGTCATCATCTCAAATGATGGGTTTGAACCATAGTAGCAAACAACTCCCGTTAGGCCTATAACAAATGCAATCAGAGAAGTAACTGGTTTTTCTTTATATAAGGCAATAAAAAGTGACAGATACAGCACTATCATAATTGTATTATTAATTAAGTAAAGGAAATCTAAGCTTAATAAACCTAAAAAAGCATTCTCTCTAAATAATTCAAAAAATCCCACGACACTATCTGGAGGAGGCGCAATGCTAAATACTATTATTTGAATAGGAATAATCAGTAGCATTATAATAATAAGATATTCAGTTAGTTTAAATAAAGGTCTGAAATCTACATCCGAATGCTTTTTCATTAGATATTCCCCCCTAGAATCTATACCCACGACTATGAGCAAGCTTAGTTTTAGCTATCAGTTTTTTTCATAGTATCTCTAGGAAAAACATCTGTCAACAAATATAAAATTATTTTTTTGCAAGTAGATAAATAAAATATGGTGCTCCTATAAGAGAAACCATTATCCCTGCTGATATGCCTTCAGGCTGAACTATATTTCTTCCAATAGTGTCTGCAAATAAAAGCATCCAGCCTCCAAGCACAAGAGCAATAGGAGTATAAAGCTGATTTCTAGGTCCCACTAAGCTTCTTGCAATGTGTGGAGCCATGAGTCCTATAAAAGATATTCCTCCTGTCACAGAAACTGCTGATGCAGCAAGCGCAACTGAAGCAAGTAGCATCAAAAGTCGTTCCTTTTCTACTGATATCCCTACTCCAATAGCCACCTGCTCGCTTAATCTCAAAATATTTAATCTGTTTGCTTTGTATAGAGTAAATGGAATAAGCACAACTAACCATGGTAATATCGCTAAGACAAAGGGCCAGTCTGCACCCCAAATATTACCTGATAGCCATTTTGCAATAAACTCTACCTTGATTTGCTCTGTAGATGAAATAATAACAACCATAAGGCCCGACAGAGCCATAGATAGACCTACTCCAACCAATACAAATCTTGTAGTTTGAATTCCTTCATTTTTTTTATATGAAAATATATAGATTATAAGCACAGTAAGAAGTGCACTGCAAAAAGCCACCAAAGGCAATATGTATATAAAAGAAGTCGTATTAATAGGAAAAAACAAGAAATAAATGGCTATTCCAACTCCTGCTCCAGAGTTGATTCCTATGATACCAGGATCTGCTAAATCATTTCTAGTTATGCTCTGAAGTATGCACCCCGATAAAGCCAGAGCCATACCTGCTAATAAAGTTATAACTATTCTAGGAAGTCTAACTGAAAAAAGTATAAAGCTTTCTTTGAAGCTTCCCTGTCCAATCAAGGTAGGAATAAGTCTATCAAAAGACAAGGCTCCGTAGCCCATTGCCATTCCAGTAATAGCTGTAGCTACTGTAAGTATTAACAAAATAGCCAGTGTGCACTGTTGTTTTTTTATTATATTTGGTTCAATCATGAAAATGCCTTACCCCCTTTACTTACAATAAATAAAAAGAAGGGCAACCCAATAATTGCAATAATAGCCGATACAGAGGTTTCATATGGAGCATTTATAGTCCTCCCAAGAGTGTCTGCAAAGAGCATCAGTATGGCTCCAGCTACAGCTGACATGGGAATTATATACCTGTAGTCACTGCCTACAATGAATCTGACCATGTGAGGAACCATGAGTCCAACAAAAGCCATATTCCCCACTAATGCCACTGATGAGCCAGCAAGCAAAACAATTACTACAAACAAAATCATCTTAACCTTAGTAGTGTTTTGCCCTAATCCAAGAGCAACCTCTTCACTCAGGCTAAGTATCGTAAGCTGCCTAGCTAAAAACATCGCCGTAACTATTCCAGCTGTTATAAATGGAATGATTACTTTAAGCTGAGTCCATGTAGTCCCAATCATAGCCCCTGAAGTCCACATAGAAACATCTTTTGAAATTTTGAAATATATGCCTATTCCCTGAGCTACAGCAAATAAAAATGTCGATACAGCTGCTCCTGCTAGAACTATTCTAAATGCAGAAAAACCTCCTCTTTTCATAAAGCTAATTCCAAAAACCATAAAAACTCCCATAGCCGCGCCAATAATACACGCTATAAGGATGACAAAATAATTTGCTCTAGGAACAAAAGCTATAGTAAAGGCAAGTGCTGCATTTGCTCCAGCAGAAAGTCCGAGAAGTCCTGGATCAGCTAGAGGATTTTTAGTAATTCCTTGCATTATAGCTCCTGACACCGCAAGAGCTGAGCCTACAAAAATTGCAGCTATCTCTCTTGGAAGTCTTATCTCTCTTATAATTAATATTTTGTCAGTGACCTGCCTAGTAAAAAGTGCTTTTGATAGCTCTTCTAGTGAAATATCTGCTGCTCCAAAAACCATAGAGGCTGTAAACATTCCTATCAAAATAAAAAGCGCCGTAATAAGCTTAAAAGCGAAATTCATATTCTGTTCTTTTTCAACCATTTTAGCCTCCCTTTCCTATTTATAAAACCGACAAAAGGAATTCCTCAAATTAGAATTCCTCTTGCTGAGTAATAATATTATTTAGAAAGCAAAGCCT
This is a stretch of genomic DNA from Acetoanaerobium sticklandii. It encodes these proteins:
- a CDS encoding polysaccharide deacetylase family protein → MRQKITNSFKKITSLWILALVLVAFLPYSQAYAQTKVLTRGNPNLPYMSLTFDDGGSEENVKSVLETLDKYEVHASFFFLGGFIEQNPELMKVIADKGHDVGNHSYSHPYFTKVSYNKIISELSSSANAFKKATGYDMKPYVRPPYGAKNNTVLNAISDAGYTHTVLWNVDTNDWKNKSSDEIASHVLKNSGNGNIVLMHTIPNSNSAKALPKIIEGLQSSGYKLVSISELLEASPYIAPKLGVDEISEVEFLNNLLYTKTGSFLSTAEEIKKSAIEWGLIEGTSNISFSKAYTKEEMIAMIKKLYPLKSDIDKKFANVEFKKSNLEQIIKLLKE
- a CDS encoding nitroreductase family protein — encoded protein: MNINFSIEEAVTKRYSVRNYQEREIETEKLELIKSFIDSLDNPFGSKINFHYLDSKGMKNEEKLGTYGVIKGAKQYIGTTITLEGQALEALGYEFEALVLYLAHLGLGTCWLGGTFDRAGFAEAMKVKEGDIFPIITPYGYPSDHKHEMEIEMRKMIQADQRKEWSELFFNENFSSPITKEEAKDMAFALEMVRLGPSASNKQPWRIVLKDGNWHFFEYKEPGYSDRFSYDIQRVDMGIAAAHFDFSVKDKNINGHFEISNAPAIELPENVQYSFSWIRD
- a CDS encoding DUF4386 family protein, whose product is MKKHSDVDFRPLFKLTEYLIIIMLLIIPIQIIVFSIAPPPDSVVGFFELFRENAFLGLLSLDFLYLINNTIMIVLYLSLFIALYKEKPVTSLIAFVIGLTGVVCYYGSNPSFEMMTLSKKFFEARMSDQIIYIAAGEALLAGYSGTSFNVYYVLNTICLLLFAYILIKSPIFKKSVGYWALASGFFMIIPSSAGMIGLIFSLLSLIPWVVFIGLLRLEFKNKFSL
- a CDS encoding FecCD family ABC transporter permease is translated as MIEPNIIKKQQCTLAILLILTVATAITGMAMGYGALSFDRLIPTLIGQGSFKESFILFSVRLPRIVITLLAGMALALSGCILQSITRNDLADPGIIGINSGAGVGIAIYFLFFPINTTSFIYILPLVAFCSALLTVLIIYIFSYKKNEGIQTTRFVLVGVGLSMALSGLMVVIISSTEQIKVEFIAKWLSGNIWGADWPFVLAILPWLVVLIPFTLYKANRLNILRLSEQVAIGVGISVEKERLLMLLASVALAASAVSVTGGISFIGLMAPHIARSLVGPRNQLYTPIALVLGGWMLLFADTIGRNIVQPEGISAGIMVSLIGAPYFIYLLAKK
- a CDS encoding FecCD family ABC transporter permease — encoded protein: MVEKEQNMNFAFKLITALFILIGMFTASMVFGAADISLEELSKALFTRQVTDKILIIREIRLPREIAAIFVGSALAVSGAIMQGITKNPLADPGLLGLSAGANAALAFTIAFVPRANYFVILIACIIGAAMGVFMVFGISFMKRGGFSAFRIVLAGAAVSTFLFAVAQGIGIYFKISKDVSMWTSGAMIGTTWTQLKVIIPFITAGIVTAMFLARQLTILSLSEEVALGLGQNTTKVKMILFVVIVLLAGSSVALVGNMAFVGLMVPHMVRFIVGSDYRYIIPMSAVAGAILMLFADTLGRTINAPYETSVSAIIAIIGLPFFLFIVSKGGKAFS